One window from the genome of Pseudoliparis swirei isolate HS2019 ecotype Mariana Trench chromosome 24, NWPU_hadal_v1, whole genome shotgun sequence encodes:
- the septin3 gene encoding neuronal-specific septin-3: MSDQVPPEVRPKPAVPTKPPNVGAPSPSSPFPPQGFGGGGASSLPPSAIPVAIGSHVASHTVGHVGGLAAAHNGGQAHAGSNRSAGGSILMGYIGIDTIIEQMRKKTMKTGFDFNIMVVGNSGLGKSTLVNTLFKSQVSRRSAGWSRDEKIPKTVEIKAVSHVLEEGGVKMKLTLVDTPGFGDLINNNNCWEPICKYINEQYEKFLKEEVNITRKKRIPDTRVHCCIYFISPTGHSLRLLDIEFMKRLSHSVNIIPVIAKSDTMTIEERLEFKQRVRKDLETAGIEFYPQKEFDEDMEDKSDNDKIREAIPFAVVGSDKEYQVNGKCVLGRRTAWGVVEVENPNHCEFSLLRDFLIRSHLQDLKEVTHNIHYETYRAKRLNENGGLHPISSHGTQESNL, from the exons ATGTCAGACCAAGTTCCCCCAGAGGTGAGACCCAAACCGGCCGTCCCCACCAAGCCCCCAAATGTGGGGGCTCCTTCCCCTTCCAGCCCCTTCCCGCCCCAGGgctttggaggaggaggagcttcatctCTGCCTCCAAGTGCCATTCCGGTCGCCATCGGGAGTCACGTGGCCAGCCACACTGTGGGCCACGTCGGGGGTCTCGCCGCAGCACACAACGGGGGTCAAGCCCATGCAGGCTCCAACAGGTCCGCCGGTGGATCCATTCTGATGGGCTATATTGGTATTGACACCATCATCGAACAGATGAGGAAGAAGACCATGAAGACGGGCTTTGACTTCAACATCATGGTAGTCG gtaaCAGCGGCCTCGGAAAGTCAACTCTGGTGAACACCCTGTTCAAGTCCCAGGTGAGCCGGAGGAGTGCAGGGTGGTCCCGCGATGAGAAGATCCCCAAAACTGTCGAGATCAAAGCCGTGTCCCACG tcctCGAGGAGGGCGGTGTGAAGATGAAGCTGACACTTGTGGATACCCCGGGCTTTGGAGAcctaatcaacaacaacaactg CTGGGAGCCCATTTGCAAGTACATCAACGAGCAGTACGAGAAGTTCCTGAAGGAGGAGGTCAACATCACCAGGAAGAAGCGCATCCCCGACACCAGGGTGCACTGCTGCATATATTTCATCTCCCCGACTGGACACTC ACTTCGGTTGCTCGACATCGAGTTCATGAAGCGCTTGAGTCACTCGGTCAACATTATTCCCGTCATCGCGAAGTCGGACACGATGACCATCGAGGAGAGGCTGGAGTTCAAACAAAGG GTAAGGAAGGATCTGGAGACGGCCGGGATTGAGTTCTACCCACAGAAGGAGTTcgatgaggacatggaggacaagAGCGACAATGACAAGATCAGA GAGGCGATACCCTTCGCTGTGGTGGGCAGCGACAAAGAATATCAAGTGAACGGCAAATGTGTTCTGGGGAGGAGGACGGCGTGGGGCGTGGTAGAAG TTGAAAATCCAAACCATTGTGAGTTTTCTCTGCTGAGAGACTTCCTTATCAG GTCTCACCTCCAGGATTTGAAGGAGGTCACTCACAACATTCACTATGAAACCTATCGTGCCAAGAGACTGAACGAGAACGGCGGTCTCCACCCCATATCCTCCCACGGCACCCAAGAAAGCAACCTGTAG